The genomic region TGGTGGCTGTGTGTTGTTTTCAAAGGAATGGTGAGAGGTTTGTGCTTGATACTGCCTGTTGGTTAACTGTTGTGTGTAAGGATGAGGGTTAGAGTTTTGCAAAACATTTACTTGAGGATGGTAAGTTGGATAGGTTGATGACTGAATGTTTGTTTGCAATGTGTTTTTAGTATAGTTTGGCATTATCACACTATGAAACTTGGAAAATGAAGGTTGTTCTGTACACATCTGGTATGGTACACTGTAATCATATGTGTTCGAGTATATTTGAGGCCCTGCAACTGGAGGAAGTGTAGAATACTCTTTTGGTCTATATTCTGGATTAACAGAACTCTTAATAAAAGTATCTATACAATTAAGGACTGCAACTTTCATCTGTAACAGCTTGTTTTCAGGAACCTGCCTAATGTGAACAATCAAGCTTTTAGCAAAGCAAGTTGCTTCATCATCATCACATTGTATAGCTTTAGCTTTCTGATGTTCATGTAATTCGttctgtaaattatttaaaatactcAGCACATCTTGAAATGATTCGTCAGCAGAATCAGATTTACTCTTTTTGCGACAACCAGCATTTTTAgatgaaagaattttttttggaggatTTGCCTTCTTTGCAGAATTTTCTGGTTCAGACCTTTCAATATCTAACGGGGAAGGTAGTGAGTATTCAGTTTCCTCTTCCTCATCTAACCCACCAACAGCGCACATCTCTGAAGAATTTTCCTCAAGGTTAGTTGAAGTTCTAATGTTCAATGGACAATATTTGTAATAAAGATGTTGtcaacaaaatgcattaaaggccaaaaaaatacttactcTCTCACTTCTACTGTCTTCTGTAAAAACATCAGTTCCTTAAAATATGGATGAGTTTTCAAACTCTGTGGTGACGATCCACTTTTGTACTGTTTGAAGCTTGAAAATCTTTTCGGAATCGATCACGTATAGACCGCCAACGAGTCtgaatttctttttctgaaataataaacaaCATTACACCCAAACACAcacaacatacacacacagacattgaCACATGCAAACACATAGAGAGAGGCACAatcatttacatacatacatacatacatagcataaaaacatgcacagaaaccatatacagtacatttacaataaaaacaagtatgcatttgtttgttaaataatcATTACCTTTTAATTTTTGCTGAGTTTCAGTCAAGCTCTCCCAATCCATAAATACATCCTTACATATATCTAGCCATGCTAGCTTGCGTTTATAGCGATCATGATAGCTTGATAAGCTGGAGTCGTAGACCTCTGGATGCTTTTCTACTGCATGTATTAATTCTTCAAGGCCCATTTTAGCACATAGTCCAAAATACACTTTGCAGAAAATTACCTGGTCAAACAAACAATACAAATGAACACTcaaaataaaagaacacaaatgGCACAACATTCAAACACACAATACATGCATCTTGCTATAACATACCCAAATTCCCTAGGATGGCAGAAGAACACGACAATGCCACTTGAATCTCTGCACACAATGCAACAACAACTCACTGCGCAGCAAATAAGCTCCAAACCAAAACGAGCCTTGTTGAAACTGGTTCTACATTTACTCCTGcgccacttcctgtttttagtaCTTCCGGATTACACTCGAATAAACGCATCAAAAAGGTTGAAACAAATGCTTCAAAACGCAAGTTTCGGCGCTTATTTGCGGTTCCATAGACTTATACGGTGTTCTAAACGCGCGTCAAGCGCaaagaaatgcaacatgctgcgtctcaaAAAACGCAATGAAGcgcaaatggagtaaaacgcaACTCTGAGCGCACATGAGTACAACCAGGTAGAAAATAATAGAATCAATTAGCGAATGCGCTCAGATGCGCTCAGACCTGCGTCTCAAACGCACATCAAACGCAGccaaaaacgcccgtgtgtaagagccctaaaaaagCTCTTGGTGGAACTTAACTTTTCTATGTCTTCTTGCCACAGCGCGacatagccccgccccttttgcggaATGAGCCCCCGTGGCTCCGTCCCTTTTTACGTCCCAGCCCGCCCCTTAAGTTCCCGCCCCCCCTCTGGCCGGTAAAATTTTCTTGAAAAGATGGAAACCCTAGTGAGCACCTGGGAAAGTGTgtgattcccctgagttggagagagctccaaaagaCTGGAGAGGGAAAGAGAAACCCCTACCAGGAGACAAGAGTTTCTCAAGTAAGcaccagagaggattctgggatttgtgtccATTggaagccagtgagggctaaagaCCGTGAGTAACCTGTGAGTAACCTGTACACCAGTGAGAGTGCGGGACTGTTTCTGTTCATGCTTAAGTTAAGCGAATGTTattccccatgtgaagccagtgggctgaagattggtgtttgttccaaataaaagccagcaaagctgcaATTTAAACTGTTCaaggtggtcagtctccattttCTGTGCTAAAATCGGTTCAGTGGCCTTGGTTTTCGCTATGGGaagcttacaatatatatacatacacagtggTGAACTACAATTAGTGGTCAGCATGTGTCCGTGTGCCGTcttcaaaaacatataaaacatatacatataaaatgtattgtttgtgaACTATTAGAAAGCAATTGCATCACCCGCCCATGAAGCTTAATTGCAAAATATAGAATGTATTCCAGACTTGGCACCAATGATACATCAGTCTCCAGGGCATCAAAAGGAACCACCTTAGTAGGAGTGATATGTTGTACCCCATTCTGCTTAGAGCGGAAAATTTGACCTATACTTAAGTACTCTTGTGGGTCTCTAGAAAGCAGACTCTCCAGAGTGCCTGGCCTTTTAATATCATGGTCCAGCAAAGGGCtaatttttaacttaaaggaaaactgtacccacaaaatgaatacttaaccaacagatagctTATATCAGAGGATCAGAGGCTGGATGGACAAAGTAGTAATTCTATTCTATTGAGTCAAATTATCACAGAGTAAAGAAATATAAAAGGCCGGGTTGTTGATCTTACGCATCAGGCACTATGCAATCTATAAAAAAGGAGTTAATGTAGGGGGAAAAAACATTACACCATGTCTTATGTCCAGATTTTTGTCCTTTTCCCTGAAAAAGAGGcctcttctggatcaactggaaataaaaacaaaatccgtATAAATAGTCTACGGCAGAGTGAATGGCTTCCTTATGATTGCTGCATTTTTCTTCTCTCTACCATGGGTCACTAGCGTGAAAACGGCATATTTATCTTTCTCGCTCATTTGCATGTTTCCTTTTTGTGCAAGCCTCCCAGCTTTCACCATTCACAGGAAATCAAAACCTTTCAGTATGTTTGCAACACTCAAGTGCCCCAGTGGCATTTCACTAAATATTCATATCAGAATGAAATCTGCTCCGTTATTTACATTAGGGACGCATGCATAACATAAAAGCGAATGAAATGCCAAGTCAAATTCTATAGAcgtctgcacaaaatagtctaattACTACAACAAGGTACATTGACCTGGATCTATGTAGAGCCTCTGCTGTTTGCCCATTGCAGTCCAAATGCAAAATTGACAgccggaaaaaaaaatgaatatatagtcTCTTCCCTGACTGAAGTCTGGATGGAGTGGCCCAGAGTGTGGAAAATAACATCTTGGTTAAGGCAAGCTGGGGGGTCGACTTTGTTGTTGGCTCTTTGTGACCTTAACACAAGTCACTTGTAACTTGCTTCATGCATAGGGCAGGAAAATAAATATGCTAACTCAATAACAGGCAGGGACTGCTAAGcttatacagacacacacagagaaatatatattgaataatgtaatatataagaatattttacattaagtCACTAAGGAGTTCAATTACAATAATTTTTTCAGGTCATGGAATGCTGATAAAACATCCTCATATACAGATTCATTTTTGACAAGGGAAAACAAAGATATTTTCTGGAAACGAGGACATTCTGAGGCTTGGGCTCAGGAAACATACCCTTTCTTCTCTGCACTGATTCCAGCACTGTACTTAAAGCTAAACATACCGCTGTTACCAGGCCCTCATGTCTGATACCCTTGTGCAGGCTCTATCCTTTATTAATGTACCAGGAACAGCTGCTTTAGAAGCAGGTTGTAAACCATAGCATCCTGCAGAGAATGAACTTACAGGGATGAACAGCAGACTTTCTATATATGTTTATTGGTTTAAAACTGGGTGGTATAGTGATGGATAAATCTAAGAACTTGACCAGACCAAGCTGTAAAACTGTCTCCTTGAGACAACTGGGTCTTCTGCCAACAAAGCTAATCTCTGTGGACATTAGGCTACTCTCTGTGCAAGTCACACACTGCGGATGAGTGAAGCCTTGGTGACTTGGCGCCTTGTGCTGAAGTTTACTACAGTGCTCTCTGATGTGATGGGATCAGGCTGGACTACTTGGTTCCCGGCCAGGTTTATAATGTAATGTCAGCTAGTGGGCTTTATAACACATTGTTATATGTTGGTCTAGACTTTTTGGTTTCCTTTGTCCAGAGCacagaactgattttttttctattttacattacatgTAATTATCAGAATCAAAATTCATTAGATTGCCAAAGaggaaacagaaaaacaaaatgtttctatAGATAGAGATCTTGTGCTATCAAAGGCAGAAATAGTGGCAGTAGCACTAAAACAGAGGTCACTATTATTCACTGAAACAACCGGAACCCTAGCACAAAGTGTACATATGCCTCCACCAGTCAAGCACTCTTAGTTTACAGTTGCCAAAGCCACACATGCCTCCATTATCATGGGCTGGGGAACAGTGTGGTGCACCAATAGGCTCGGTTACCCTTTACAGCAGGCCcatactggcaatctgtgggttctgacaaatgccaggggggctgctataaggtgccatagaaagtcagtatttagtgggctgatgggggctgtttgggcctctgtgtgggctgattgagcctctgtgtacctgaaatgccagggcctattttaattctcagtctggacctgctttACAGTCATTATCTATCTCTGTGATCCcctaccagtggctcatgagcaacatgctgcttactcaccaaccccttggatgatgctccctgtggcctcaatgcaggtgcttatttttgaagttCTAGCTTGAAGGCTAGcttaaattgtataaaaactagggggactgccaaacagaacctcctgtaggctgccagttctaccaacagccaatcacattttgcatgcttatgttccTCTCCAactaatttacatttaaatgtggctcactgtGGTTGGGGATCTATCCTATCAAAGAACTGTGACCCAAACCCCCCAGCCCCCAGCCCAATATGACCTCTGCCAACTGGGCATTAAAGTTGCATAAGAAATAACTGGGCTGTGGGGTATCCCAAAGCAAATGGGAATAGGGATACAACATTACCCAACTGGCACAAAGGTTACAGATGTGGTCAGGACAGCCTTTGGGGTACAAATGTATAAGGGCAAATACTTAATGAGGCCCTAAATAAGCAATATGatattcacagttttttttgctGTGTATATCTGCCAAGTGTATATCTAGTGCAGTTTTTGGACAACATTTAATATTATACCCATTCATATTATCTTAATATTATCAGCACCCAGTTCTCACCCACTTGCAACACCATAACCAAAATTATTTAGAGCAGCAGGTGTCTCTGAACGTTCCAGGTTGATAAAGTCATAACTAAAATAATTGGAATGCAATGCTTAGACTCTATGAAGAATTAGCAGCTGCTGGCCTTTATGTGGATCAAGTAGTCCAGTCTGACCTCACCAGATCCGCAAGGAAACCTCACAGATTGTGAAACCCTGATTAGAAAATGCAGTATGGACAAGAGAATTGTATGCAGTAAAGGTTGTTTGTTGCAAAGGAGTAGCTGCTGATGTAAGACAGCATAATTCATTTGATGGCTTAAATAATAAgagctatacagtatatttatattacaagCAAAAATTCTATGACACTAACATTCAGGCCTGGACTAAGCTTCTAATAGGCTCTGGTATTTCAAATCTGTAAAAACAGATTTCAAGGGCCCCTAATACCAGGAAATGAAAATggtctaaggctagggccacacgggggcAAAAACCCCTATCAGAAATCCTCTGGCTCAGATTGAAAAGACTTGCGATTCTTATCCGAAACCCGCAGTGTCTGTTTGCAACGAGCTGATTCAATAcggaagagagaggaggctaaCTGATTCCAGCTCCCTCGTGGCCTTAGCCTAAATGCCTTTAGACTTACGTTACATCTAATATTTACACAAAATTATCACAACGGGGCTACAAAAGAGATATTTTAGATAGAGCCCTTAAAAGTGCaactaaaataaacagaaataatttgtttaaaagatTTAGTGCTAATACtgacaatataaatacagtacaaatatgGATACTATTACtaagtcaaaaaaacaaaaaaggaccAATCTGAAACTTTATCATGTATATTAACATACAGTCCACAATTTAACCAAATAAAGAATATCATTAAGAGGAATCTAGTTATTTTAGAAACTGACCCCATATTAAAGCAAATCCTTAAAAAAGGACACAAATACATTCTGAGGAAAACTGAAAcaatagggggcccatttacttagtttgagtgaaggaatagaataa from Xenopus laevis strain J_2021 chromosome 1S, Xenopus_laevis_v10.1, whole genome shotgun sequence harbors:
- the LOC121399487 gene encoding uncharacterized protein LOC121399487, which produces MFLQKTVEVRETSTNLEENSSEMCAVGGLDEEEETEYSLPSPLDIERSEPENSAKKANPPKKILSSKNAGCRKKSKSDSADESFQDVLSILNNLQNELHEHQKAKAIQCDDDEATCFAKSLIVHIRQVPENKLLQMKVAVLNCIDTFIKSSVNPEYRPKEYSTLPPVAGPQIYSNTYDYSVPYQMCTEQPSFSKFHSVIMPNYTKNTLQTNIQSSTYPTYHPQVNVLQNSNPHPYTQQLTNRQYQAQTSHHSFENNTQPPLLKHNIPMHVIPLQSQVDKLQTNPPNLSVQHQATSFTKQPHSGHINANPLNENQTTESFLNVNTNTANLSRPPSAENVSSCQETDYNANSVCKKYSFLRDLGVDVVE